One window of Medicago truncatula cultivar Jemalong A17 chromosome 2, MtrunA17r5.0-ANR, whole genome shotgun sequence genomic DNA carries:
- the LOC11437703 gene encoding nucleotide-sugar uncharacterized transporter 1 codes for MFNFLIGKDARKILKRKDSDAGEKGRALEDLRASLFNQFNFSDGSKRQQRRICGPATALTFNFLVAVGIIFVNKMVLQTVKFKFPILLTLIHYVVSWFFMAVLKAFSLLPPSPSTKSTRMSTLFALGFVMSLSTGFANVSLKYNSIGFYQMAKIAVTPSIVFAEFVLYRKKVSLPKVLALTLVSIGVAVATVTDLQFHLFGACVALAWIIPSAVNKILWSRLQQQENWTALSLMWKTTPITLIFLAAMLPCLDPPGVLSFDWNLSNTLVIFGSAVLGFLLQWSGALALGATSAVSHVVLGQFKTCILLLGNYFLFGSNPGTISICGAFTAIGGTSVYTYLNMKQQSNKVSPRQPSTLPKSKLGKENGSTNGNDGHYGAESV; via the exons ATGTTCAACTTCTTGATTGGGAAAGACGCTAGAAAGATTCTTAAACGCAAAGATAGCGATGCTGGTGAAAAAG GAAGGGCTTTGGAAGATTTACGAGCCTCTctatttaatcaatttaatttctcCGATGGTTCAAAACGTCAACAGCGGCGGATATGTGGACCAGCTACTGCACTTACCTTCAATTTTCTGGTTGCAGTCGGTATTATTTTCGTAAACAAAATG GTGCTTCAAACTGTTAAATTCAAATTCCCTATACTTCTCACACTAATTCACTATGTAGTGAGCTGGTTCTTCATGGCAGTACTAAAAGCGTTTTCTTTACTTCCTCCATCTCCTTCCACAAAATCAACTCGAATGTCAACTTTATTTGCTCTTGGATTTGTTATGTCTCTATCTACTGGCTTTGCTAATGTTAGCTTGAAGTATAATAG CATTGGTTTCTATCAGATGGCAAAGATTGCAGTGACGCCGTCAATAGTTTTTGCAGAATTCGTACTGTATAGGAAGAAAGTATCTTTGCCCAAG GTGTTAGCATTGACGCTGGTATCTATTGGCGTTGCGGTGGCTACAGTGACTGATCTGCAGTTCCATTTATTTGGTGCTTGTGTAGCATTGGCATGGATCATACCGAGTGCTGTAAATAAGATCCTCTGGTCTAGACTGCAGCAGCAAGAGAACTGGACAGCTTTGTC GCTGATGTGGAAAACAACACCGATTACTTTGATTTTCCTTGCTGCTATGTTACCCTGCTTAGACCCTCCAGGTGTACTTTCATTCGATTGGAACTTGAGCAACACTTTGGTGATTTTCGGATCAGCCGTTCTTGGATTCTTGCTGCAGTGGTCTGGTGCTTTGGCACTAGG TGCTACATCTGCTGTTTCGCACGTTGTCCTTGGGCAGTTTAAGACATGCATCCTGCTTCTAGGAAACTATTTTCTCTTTGGATCTAATCCTGGTACAATCAGTATCTGCGGCGCATTCACAGCCATTGGCGGTACATCTGTTTACACTTACCTTAATATGAAGCAGCAATCAAACAAGGTTTCTCCTCGACAGCCTTCCACTTTACCCAAATCAAAACTTGGCAAAGAAAACGGCAGCACCAATGGCAATGATGGACATTATGGGGCTGAATCTGTATAA
- the LOC11438753 gene encoding plant intracellular Ras-group-related LRR protein 6, whose product MYALDQFQLLHQDHQMTMKMDHMTTRKRETKKTSPSPPREEDKVHVVDLHGMSLDSLPKLSLDLAIISKLNLSNNNLQNIPESLTARLLNLEMLDVHSNQLRSLPNSIGCLSKLKVLNVSGNFIQSLPATIENCRALEELNLNFNMLSKLPDTIGFELIKLKKLAVNSNKLVCLPRSTSHMMTLMVLDVRLNCLRSLPDDLENLVNLETLNVSQNFRYLESLPYSIGLLLSLVELDVSYNNIKTLPDSIGCLQKLQKLSVEGNPLISPPQEVVEQGLHVVKEYMCNKMNSSHHIPTKKRWWMVKCGTFNGEMKRSEHKGFHKLHYQPMNGLASPGFMGRLSPLRLFSPRRSLS is encoded by the exons ATGTATGCTTTGGATCAATTTCAGCTTCTTCATCAGGATCATCAGATGACAATGAAGATGGATCATATGACAACAAGGAAGAGAGAGACAAAAAAGACGTCGCCGTCGCCGCCGAGGGAGGAAGATAAAGTTCATGTTGTGGACTTGCATGGCATGTCTTTGGACTCACTTCCAAAACTTTCTCTTGATTTAGCTATTATTTCCAAGCTCAATTTATCTAACAATAATCTCCAG AACATTCCGGAGTCATTAACAGCAAGATTATTAAACTTGGAAATGTTGGACGTGCACTCCAACCAGCTTAGATCCCTACCCAATTCCATTGGTTGTCTCTCTAAACTCAAAGTTTTGAATGTCTCTGGAAACTTCATCCAATCCCTCCCTGCAACCATTGAGAATTGCag AGCCTTAGAAGAACTGAATCTCAACTTCAACATGTTGAGCAAACTTCCAGACACAATAGGCTTTGAGCTCATAAAACTCAAGAAGCTTGCAGTGAACTCCAATAAGCTGGTGTGTCTTCCTAGATCCACCTCTCACATGATGACTCTTATGGTTCTCGACGTACGTTTGAACTGCCTCAGGAGTCTCCCCGACGACCTTGAGAACCTCGTCAATCTTGAAACCCTGAATGTGAGTCAGAATTTTCGGTACTTGGAGTCATTGCCCTACTCCATAGGACTCCTCTTGTCCCTAGTTGAACTAGATGTTAGCTACAACAATATCAAAACATTGCCCGACTCCATCGGATGCCTCCAGAAGCTCCAAAAGCTAAGTGTGGAGGGAAACCCACTCATTTCGCCTCCACAGGAGGTGGTGGAGCAGGGATTGCATGTGGTAAAAGAGTACATGTGCAACAAAATGAACTCAAGCCATCATATCCCAACCAAAAAGAGATGGTGGATGGTGAAATGTGGGACCTTCAATGGAGAAATGAAACGTTCAGAACATAAGGGTTTCCACAAGCTTCATTATCAACCCATGAATGGTCTTGCTTCACCAGGCTTCATGGGGAGGTTGTCGCCTCTTCGTCTCTTCTCACCCCGTCGTTCCTTAAGTTGA
- the LOC11441160 gene encoding oligosaccharyltransferase complex subunit ostc: protein MKSKSENPVQQTTTVTDPSSAASIDPIFHLLRILPFSFLRPPRLRLKLPSFSLPSSNLVFALVLLTYFMVVSGIVYDIIVEPPGIGSMQDPYTGAVKPVVFMSGRVNGQYIIEGLSSGFMFVLGGIGIIMLDLALDRNRDRSVKASYATAGITSVVIAYVMSMLFVRIKIPAYLS, encoded by the coding sequence ATGAAATCCAAATCAGAAAACCCGGTTCAACAAACCACCACCGTCACCGATCCATCCTCCGCCGCATCAATCGATCCCATCTTCCACCTCCTCCGCATCCTCCCCTTCTCCTTCCTCCGCCCACCACGCCTCCGTCTCAAACTCCCATCCTTCTCCCTCCCCTCCTCCAACCTCGTCTTCGCCCTCGTCCTCCTCACCTACTTCATGGTCGTCTCCGGCATCGTCTACGACATCATCGTCGAACCACCCGGTATCGGCTCAATGCAAGATCCCTACACCGGCGCCGTTAAGCCAGTCGTCTTCATGTCCGGACGTGTTAACGGTCAGTACATCATTGAAGGTCTCTCATCAGGATTCATGTTCGTGCTTGGTGGAATTGGGATTATTATGCTGGATCTTGCTCTTGATCGAAACCGGGATCGCTCTGTCAAGGCTTCTTATGCTACTGCTGGTATTACCAGTGTTGTCATTGCTTATGTTATGAGTATGCTCTTCGTTCGTATCAAGATCCCGGCTTATCTTAGTTAA